GTGTGAGCAGTGGCGGGAGATCCTGTCGGCCCAGTTGGACGGTGAGGCGTCCCGGGCGGAGACCGAGGCGGCCGAGGCGCACCTGAGCGGCTGTGCCGGGTGCCGACGCTGGTTCGACTCGGCCGCGGCGGTCAACCGGCGAGCCCGTACCCAACTCGCCCCGCAGGTGCCCGACCTGGTCGCGTCCGTACTGGCCGCCGCGCCGCCGCCCCGGCGGAGCCGCCGCCGGCAGCTGGCGCTGGGGCTGCGCGCGGCGCTCGGCCTGCTCGGGGCCGTGCAACTGGTGCTCGGCCTGGCGCAGATCGGCCGGGAGGCGGTGGTCGCGCACGCGCACACCACCGGCCAGCACCTGTGGCACGAGTCGGCGGCGTGGAACGTGGCCGTCGGCGCCGGCTTCCTCTACGTCGCGCTGCGCCGGTCCACCCCGTCCGGGCTGCTGCCGATGCTCAGCGCGTTCGTCGTCACGCTCGTACTGCTGTCGGTGAACGACCTGATCACCGGGCAGGTGGCGGTGACCCGGCTGGTCAGCCACGGTTTCCTGCTGGTCGGTTGGGCGGTGATGCTGGTGCTGTCCCGGCCCGGCTGGCGGCCCGGCGACACGCCGCCCGACCAGCGGTCGTCCGGGTCGCGCTGGGCGCTGCGCACCGAGGAGCCACCCGCGCCGGCCCCGCTGCGGTTGGTGCCGCCCGGCCCGTACACCGCACAGGCCCACGACCGCCGCGCCGCCTGACGTACCCCGCCCCACCCGCCCTTGCTGCGCTTTCACGGAAAGAGTGGCTATTCCGCGCGGAATAGCCACTCTTTCCGTGAATCAGCGCTCGGCTCGTGCGGGTGACGCTGGCTCAGCGGGCGCGGCGGTCCCGGGTGTCGGTGGTCCAGGCCGACACCAGGTCCTCGCGGGCGCGGGCGACCCGGGACCGGATGGTGCCGACCGGGCAGCCGCACACCTCGGCGGCCTCGGCGTAGGACAGGCCGAGCACCTGGGTGGCGACGAACGCCTCCCGCCGGTCCGGCGCCAGCCCGGCGATGAGCCCGCGCAGCGCCACGCTGTCGTCCCCGCCGGCGGTCACCGCCCCGGCCGCCTCGGCGGCGGCCTGCCAGTCGGGAAGCGCGGCCACCCGGGGGCGTACGGTCGCGGCCCGCACCTGGTCCACGGCGACCCGGCGGGCGATGGTGAAGATCCAGGTCCGGGCCGAGGAACGGCCGGCGAAGCCGGGCAGGCTGCGCAGCGCACGCAGGAATGTCTCCTGGGCGAGGTCGTCGGCCTCCGCCGGCCCGGCCAGGTGGGCGAGGAACCGCCACACCGGGCCCTGGAGCGCTCGGACGAACGCCGCGGCGGCCTGCTGGTCGCCCTGCCCGGCGAGGTGCGCCCACCGGGTCACCTGCTCGTCGTCGGCGTCCAGGCTCATCCGCGGCTCGCCCGCCGCTCCGACACGATCATGTCGGACGGTACGGATGCGGGCGTCGTTCGGTTCATCCCTGGCGTCCTCTCCGTCACCCCGCCGCCGACCGCGACGATCGGTGACCCCGAGGTTGGTCGGCCGGCGGGCGGGAAAAGTTCCGGCGCACCCTCAGCCGTCGACGGCGACCGTGACCGGGCCGACCCGCAGGACGCCGTCGGTGAGCGGCTCGCAGCGCACGCCGGCCCGCCGCCGCAGCGCCTTCCAGGTGCCCGGCGCGACCACCACGTCCAGCCAGGCGCACGGCGGCGCGGCCCGGTGCACCCGCAGGCTGACCGGCCCGTCGCCGGAGTCGAGGATGAGCACCCGGCCGACCAGCTCGTCCACTGCGATGCCGCTGGTCAGCACGTTGCGGCGGAGTTTGGTCAGGTCGGCGCCGGGCGGCAGTGACTCCTGCGCGATGAGCGTGACGCTCGCCGTGCGGTGTGCCGCCCGACCGAAATAGCGGTCACCGACGACGCCCAGGCCGGCGCGTACGCGCACCCGGTCGACAAGCTCGCCGGGCGGTGCCGGGGCGGGTCCGTCCGCCGGCCGGCCCACGTAGCGGTGCACCGGCGAGGCCAGCAGCTGCACGATCCGGGCCATGGCGACGTGTGCCGTGCTCAGGTGGGCTGCGGGGTGAGCAGGTAGTCGCCGTCGTCCGGGCTCCACCGCAGCTCCACCGCCCCGTCGGTCGCGGCGGCCTTGCAGAATTGGAGGAAGCTGCGGTAGCCGAGTTTCTTCTCGCTGAAGTCGGGCCGGGCGCGCCGGAGCTGGTCCTTCAGGCCGGACAGCGCCACCGCGCCGCCCTCGCCGGTCAGGTCCACCACCACGGATCGGAGCAGCCCGAACGCGACCTCCCGGTCACCCCGCTCGGGCAACGACACCTCCGGGTCGCCCTTGGCCGGGCCGGCGGCCAACTCCACCACGTTGGAGGCGGCCAGGTGCCGCAGCAGCTCACCGAAGGTACGGAAGCCGTAGTCGGACTCGCTGAACGTCGGGTCCTTGCGGAGCAGGGCACGCTTCAGGCCGGACGCGGTGACCTCGCCGCTGGAGCTGCCCTGCATGCCGGCCACGGTCTGCACGAGCAGGACCGCGAGCGTGTCGACGTCGCGCGCCGACTCGTCCTCGGCCGGGGCGGTCTCCACCGGCGGCTCCGGCGCCGGCTCCACCGGCGACGGCCCGGCCGGCCGGGACGGGCGCGTGCGGCGGGCCGCGGGCGGCGGCACGTCGACCCCTTCGAGGCGGTCGTAGTAGAGGAACTCGTCGCAGGCCGGCGGCAGCAGCGCCGAGGTCGACTTCTCCACCCCGACACCGATCACCCGCTTGTTGAGTTCGCGCAGCTTGTGCACGAGCGGGGTGAAGTCGCTGTCACCGGTGCAGATCACGAACGTCGAGATGTAGCCACGCTCGAAGGCCAACTCGACCGCGTCCACGGCCATCTTGATGTCGGCGGCGTTCTTGCGCGAGAAGCCCATCCGCTGCGGGATCTCGATCAACTCGACGTGCGAGCGGGTGAGCATCCGCCGGTCCTCGTCGAAGTACGACCAGTCGGCGTACGCCCGGCGCACCACCACCCGGCCACGTTCGGCGAGGGCGTCGGCGATCGGACGGAAGTCGAACGGCCGACCGCCGTGATGGTCCCGTACGCCCAGCGCCAGGTTCTCGTAGTCGAGGAACAGCGCGATCCGGTCTTCCTGATCCACCCGGTCAGCCTAGCCGGGTCAGGTGGTCACGCCGGTCACCGCCGCCGCTCGTCGCGGTAGACGGTCTCCCGGCGGGCCACCCGCTGGACGGCGTAGCTGGCCACCAGCAGCAGCAGGGCGAGCACCACCTCGACGCCGGCGACCGTGCCGGTGGCGACGGTGAGTGCGAGCAGCAGCAGGATCAACGCGACCACGGCCAGGAGGCCCGCCAGCAGTAGGCGCCTGCGCCGCCGCGCCGACCGGTCCTCGCCGCCTGCGCTCACCCTGCCCGCCTCTCGCCGGCGTCCTGGGTCGAGCCTAGGCGCTGCCCGGCCCGCCGGTGGCGATACGCCCCGACCCCCGCCGACCCATGGCGCGGCCCGGCCGACACGTCATCGGGCCGACCGCCGGCGGCGGTCGGCCCGATGCGAGACGGGCGAGGATCAGTGGATCGGCACCGGCATCGGCCGCTGCTCCTCCCCCGGCTCGCCGTCGAGCAGGTGCGACGGCTCGCGCCGGCGGGGCAGGAGGGCGGCGGGGATGAAGGTGAGCAGCACCAGGCCGAACGCCACCCAGAACGTGGTGGCAAAGGAGCTGGCCGCGAAGTCGAGCCCACGCTCGATCAGCGACGGCGGCACCGGGAACTGCTGCGCCAGCTCGGGCTGCTGCTGCACGGCGATGGCGAGCTGCGCCTCGGTGACCGGGGCGCCGCTGCCCGGATCGGTCACGCCGGGGATCGGCCGCGAGCCGTTCAGCTCGCTGGTGAGGATCACCGACATCACCGCCGCGCCGACCGAGCCGCCGATCTGCTGGAGGATGTTGACGAGCGTCGACCCGCGAGCCACCTCCGCGGCCTGAAGCGTCTTCAGCGCCGAGGTCATGATCGGCATCATGGTGCCGCCCATGCCGAGGCCCATCACGAACAGCGAACCGCAGAGCAGCAGGTAGGACGTGTCGGTGCCGAGCTGGGTGAAGGTGAAGAACCCGGCCGCGAGGAGGACCAGCGCGAACGGCACCGTCCGGCCGACGGGCACCCGGTCGGCGAGCATGCCGGCGATCGGCATGGTGATCATCGCACCGATGCCCTGCGGCGCCATCAGCAGGCCGGCGGTGAGCGTGGTCTCGCCGCGGATCTGCAGGAAGTAGCTCGGGAACAGCAGGCCCGCGCCCATGAACGCGATGATGAAGACGAACAGCGTCAGCGCGGCGACAGTGAGGTTGCGGTTGCGGAACAGCCGCAGGTCGAGCAGCGGGTGCCGGGGCCGGAACGAGTAGCGGACGAAGGCGACCACGAGCGCGGCGCCGACGGCCATGGGCAACCAGACCTCGGGGTCGGTGACCGTGCCGGCCTCCGGCAGCGAGGAGACGCCGTAGAGGAACAGCGCCAGGCCCGGCGAGAGCATCAGCATGCCGAGGAAGTCGAACGACTCCGACGGCTCGGGAGCGTCCTTCGGCAGCGCCAGCTGGGCGTAGACCAGCGCGACCACGCCGATCGGCAGGTTGATCAGGAAGATCCAGTGCCAGCTCGCGGTGTCGATCAGCCAGCCGCCGAGAATCGGACCGCCGATCGGGCCGAGCAGCATCGGGATGCCGAGCACGGCCATCAGCCGACCGATCCGGTGCGGGCCGGCGGCCCGGGTCATGATGGTCATGCCGAGCGGCATGAGCATGCCGCCGCCGAGGCCCTGGACGACGCGCCAGGCGATCAGCTCACCGATGGAGTCGGCCGTGGCGCACAGCCCGGAGCCGATGGTGAACAGCGCCAACGCCACCATGTAGAGGCGTTTGGTGCCGAACCGGTCCGCGGCCCACCCGCTGAGCGGGATCACCGTCGCCAGCGCGAGGGTGTAGCCGGTCATGGTCCAGGCGACGCGCGCGTACGAGGCGTCGAACTCGCTCTGGAACGTCGGGATGGCCACGCTGACGACGGTCACGTCGAGGATCGACATGATCGCACCGAGCACGACGACGCCGGCCACCTTGAGCACCGCGGCGTCGAGTTTGTTCGATGTCGCGACGGGTTGCTGGGTCACAGACAATCTCCTGGTTCCGGTCCGGTCCGAGGGGCCGTGGCGGCGCCGCGCGCCACGGGGCGCACGGGCGGACGTGAGGCGGGGACGACGTTCGGCGGAAAGCCTAGCCACGGGCTGCGACATCGCGCGGCCCGTTTTGCCGAGAGGCGAACGACCGCGCAGCCGCCGACCGGCCTCCGCGCCCCGCGCGCGCCCCGCTTTCCGGCGCGCGTACCGCACTTCGCCAAGCGGAAAGCACCGATGCGACCCGTTTC
The genomic region above belongs to Micromonospora sp. WMMD1128 and contains:
- a CDS encoding PIN domain-containing protein → MDQEDRIALFLDYENLALGVRDHHGGRPFDFRPIADALAERGRVVVRRAYADWSYFDEDRRMLTRSHVELIEIPQRMGFSRKNAADIKMAVDAVELAFERGYISTFVICTGDSDFTPLVHKLRELNKRVIGVGVEKSTSALLPPACDEFLYYDRLEGVDVPPPAARRTRPSRPAGPSPVEPAPEPPVETAPAEDESARDVDTLAVLLVQTVAGMQGSSSGEVTASGLKRALLRKDPTFSESDYGFRTFGELLRHLAASNVVELAAGPAKGDPEVSLPERGDREVAFGLLRSVVVDLTGEGGAVALSGLKDQLRRARPDFSEKKLGYRSFLQFCKAAATDGAVELRWSPDDGDYLLTPQPT
- a CDS encoding molybdenum cofactor biosysynthesis protein yields the protein MARIVQLLASPVHRYVGRPADGPAPAPPGELVDRVRVRAGLGVVGDRYFGRAAHRTASVTLIAQESLPPGADLTKLRRNVLTSGIAVDELVGRVLILDSGDGPVSLRVHRAAPPCAWLDVVVAPGTWKALRRRAGVRCEPLTDGVLRVGPVTVAVDG
- a CDS encoding DHA2 family efflux MFS transporter permease subunit yields the protein MTQQPVATSNKLDAAVLKVAGVVVLGAIMSILDVTVVSVAIPTFQSEFDASYARVAWTMTGYTLALATVIPLSGWAADRFGTKRLYMVALALFTIGSGLCATADSIGELIAWRVVQGLGGGMLMPLGMTIMTRAAGPHRIGRLMAVLGIPMLLGPIGGPILGGWLIDTASWHWIFLINLPIGVVALVYAQLALPKDAPEPSESFDFLGMLMLSPGLALFLYGVSSLPEAGTVTDPEVWLPMAVGAALVVAFVRYSFRPRHPLLDLRLFRNRNLTVAALTLFVFIIAFMGAGLLFPSYFLQIRGETTLTAGLLMAPQGIGAMITMPIAGMLADRVPVGRTVPFALVLLAAGFFTFTQLGTDTSYLLLCGSLFVMGLGMGGTMMPIMTSALKTLQAAEVARGSTLVNILQQIGGSVGAAVMSVILTSELNGSRPIPGVTDPGSGAPVTEAQLAIAVQQQPELAQQFPVPPSLIERGLDFAASSFATTFWVAFGLVLLTFIPAALLPRRREPSHLLDGEPGEEQRPMPVPIH
- a CDS encoding sigma-70 family RNA polymerase sigma factor, with amino-acid sequence MSLDADDEQVTRWAHLAGQGDQQAAAAFVRALQGPVWRFLAHLAGPAEADDLAQETFLRALRSLPGFAGRSSARTWIFTIARRVAVDQVRAATVRPRVAALPDWQAAAEAAGAVTAGGDDSVALRGLIAGLAPDRREAFVATQVLGLSYAEAAEVCGCPVGTIRSRVARAREDLVSAWTTDTRDRRAR
- a CDS encoding zf-HC2 domain-containing protein, with protein sequence MACEQWREILSAQLDGEASRAETEAAEAHLSGCAGCRRWFDSAAAVNRRARTQLAPQVPDLVASVLAAAPPPRRSRRRQLALGLRAALGLLGAVQLVLGLAQIGREAVVAHAHTTGQHLWHESAAWNVAVGAGFLYVALRRSTPSGLLPMLSAFVVTLVLLSVNDLITGQVAVTRLVSHGFLLVGWAVMLVLSRPGWRPGDTPPDQRSSGSRWALRTEEPPAPAPLRLVPPGPYTAQAHDRRAA